From the genome of Candidatus Zixiibacteriota bacterium:
GTCCTGGAAATAGCCGCAGACTTTCCTATCCCAGAGGAAATACAGGTCAGGCCGGCCATCAAGATTGCCATCGGCGGCAGTTATGGATGCCAGACCGATATTTATTCCCGCCGCCCCCAGCCCCGAGAAATTGCTGAAAGATCGTTCGGCAATCTGACAGAAAACCGGTATGGAGAGTTGATTGAGTATCTGGTAATTACCATCATCGCCGCGCTCGAATACAGAGTACCCCTTGGGCGAGGGGACGATTATTTCCAGACCGGGGCTTGCGACCAGATCATAAATGAAAGCGTCAGTAACAATTCCATGAAAAAGCGGGAAAGAATAGAGCGTGCTCAGGCGAATCAATCGGATCGGGCCGGCAATTCCGGCGGCGGGTGTCAATTTGAAATTGGAAACACCATCGGCGTCAATAAAGACAATTTCCGAGCGCCCATCTTTATCGATATCCGCAGCATTGACCTGAACCGCGGTCGGCGGCAGAGTTATCAGGTAATCGGTGCCCGAACTGAAACCGGCGGCTCCTTTCTGCATATGAAGTCCTATATAGCGAATATTCGCATCACCGGCCGGTGAGTAAATAATGGCAACATCAATGGCCTGATCGCCGTTGAAATCGCCGGTAAGATAATTATGGATTTCCCCCTCAACCTCAAGATTGTAAAGGTCAAAGAAGCTCTGGTCGGCCGAATGTGACAGACCGGAGGAAAAGAAAATCAACCACACCGCAAGAATAAACAGATTTTTGATTTTTGAAGGCATTATTTTTCCAGACCGCCTCACCAACCCAATTATAATTCTTCTATTAAAAGATAATTAATTTGCGGTTGCTGTTCAACTGCATTTTTTCTGTCCTAGGGCGAAGGTCAATTTCCCAAAGAGGGGTTCGCATACCAGAAACGGGTCAATCCCCGGTCGGTTCCGACCCATAAATAGTCGCCGTCAAAAACCAGGCTGTGAATTTCATTGGATATCAGGCCATCCTCGGTCGTGTAGAGGGCATGACGGCTTCCCTCCCCGTCGAAGATAAGCAGCAGGCCGCCCGGCGTTCCCACCGCTACGATGCTGTCTTTGAGAGCCACGGCGCGCACCCCGCCGTAACTGCGAACCTCGGGAAAAGAAGCAATATCACCGGTGGCGCGGTCTATCGAGACCATTTCCTCATCGGATATCAGCCAGATTTTTTCGGAATCATGCACTATATCGAGAATCCTGTTCCAGGCCGCTTCCGGGGCCGTCAGATGGGTCAGCTTGCCGGTACTCAAATCGAGCCGGTAAGTTCCCCGA
Proteins encoded in this window:
- a CDS encoding VCBS repeat-containing protein, giving the protein MPSKIKNLFILAVWLIFFSSGLSHSADQSFFDLYNLEVEGEIHNYLTGDFNGDQAIDVAIIYSPAGDANIRYIGLHMQKGAAGFSSGTDYLITLPPTAVQVNAADIDKDGRSEIVFIDADGVSNFKLTPAAGIAGPIRLIRLSTLYSFPLFHGIVTDAFIYDLVASPGLEIIVPSPKGYSVFERGDDGNYQILNQLSIPVFCQIAERSFSNFSGLGAAGINIGLASITAADGNLDGRPDLYFLWDRKVCGYFQDSTGNFPQTSDFELNLFPENIDAFVQSRLVDYNGDKRPDVACTFSSGGIISAETKIRFYPADLKGRIGPKLEKEISLSDSHCNLILNDYNRDGRGELVVPAVELGAIAATKMLLMKKADLHLLIYPLNNGFPEDEPAQRINYEFRFDFNQPVPTKEITLDWTADYNGDGLMDLAFSPGSGRIQFFWGRNGEFLSRKADLEIPLDHPSEIHPLHLNQGRYYDLIIEHNLSGRLDRLTVLRNKNNKI